ATGTAATACCGTTTGAAACATGTTGGTTTTTGTTTTAGACAGGTAAGATGAAATGCTCTATTGAGAATACTCATTATGATTAACTTGGTTCTCCCTTTGACTCGGCCAAATTTAGGTTTAGGTTTGTAAAACAAAACAGGTGGTGCGGGTGCCTTTTCCTTTTGTGTTGAATAAATAGTGTCCTTAGTTCTACAAATTCATTAAAATCTGTTGAACCGAATACTCCACCAATTATAATTCAGCCTTGACATAAATTTGTGCATATCAAATTGGTGGAAAAAGGTGGTAAAAATGGAGTGTAAATTGTGAAGATGAGATGTCAGAAAGTGATTAGAGTATCACTTTGATATGGCCTTGGTGATGCTGTCAGATGAGATACTCATTAAGTCATTAACCACGCTCTCTTCTACCCGACAGTCACATACACTATTcgctttcatttgattctgtagccgagccgagccgagccgagccaaACCAAGCCGAGCCAGTAATCCTAAGACTGGAACTGAAGTAGAAGTGGATCCCACATTCCACCCCTGGCACTGTGGCTTGTTTCTTGTACTATTGCACAATACACTCGTTTGTTTACTTTACTCATTCACTCACTCTGTTTTCCTCTTTTTCTCTGTGTGTTTTTCTGTGTGTTTCTCTCTGTGTGTCTCTAATGGTGAAGATACCAATTGAGTAAAACATACATACAGTAGCAATTAAGTAGTTTTTATAGTTATATTAATGGAGGAGAGACTAGTACTAGTGACAGTGTTGCTCATATTCCTGGTTCTACACCAGCAGCAGGTCAGGGTGGTTGAGGGTGTCTGGTGCGTGGCTCGCAGTGTAGCAACCGACGATGTGTTACAGTCAGCACTAGACTACGCCTGTGCAGGTGGTGCTGATTGTGGGCCCATTCAACAATCAGGTTTGTGTTTCCTCCCAAACACTCTACAAGCTCATGCTTCATACGCCTTCAACAGTTTCTACCAAAGGAATCATATGTCTGCTTCTTCATGTGACTTCTCTGGTACTGCCACACTTGCTCAGACAGATCCCAGTTATGGATCTTGTGTATACCCTTCTTCTCCAAGGTaccctcttcctcttcctctttctTTACTTATTCCATCCATCTTGCTTTTATCTATCTCTTTAACTAATCTACTACTATGACTCTAATCTCTTTAACTAATTTAATACCCATTAATTAATCTAAGGCATGCATGCGttcaaatttcaaatgatgctatTGCTTGACTCAACTAGAACATTAAATGAAACTCAACAAGAAAAGTAAATTAAAGTGATGGTCAGAATTCAGAATTCAGAAATCAGAAGCAGTGGGGTCAGAGAGATGTTAATTTGCAATTTGCAATTTGCAATTTGCAATTTACTCTCCCTAGGTGATTGACTGATTGGTATGTGTAGCCTTTTCGAATTGTTGTCCGTATTGGTCCGGGTCGATTCCGGGACCGGGCACCGGGTCTCGTATAGTGTAAAATTGCATCTGGTTAGCGTGCCGTGTTTAGCAATATTCCAGGATTCCTTTCTCTACTTTTGAGTTTTGAGTTGGTTCCTCCACACTATTTtaccattttcattttcatttttttatttttattttttattttttatttttaatttttgagttcaactacattaaaatttaaaagtagAGCTTGCATGACCCTGGCCTACTACATCAGTACATTGTTCCCATTTTGGAAATTCTTTTATCCCCACTTGTACCTTGTACCTTGTACCTTGTCCATTTTCCTATTTGCTTTTTATTTGGTTTCTGAGTATTTTCTGCTTCTCCTTTCAATAATGGTCGACAATAACATTTACAATTTCAATAAAAGGTTATTACTCCCATGGTTATAATGTTTTCCAATGTGCAATTTTCGTCGTCTACAAACTTGACattagttttgttttgttttgttttgttttgttttgtacgGAGTAATTAGCTTCTACTAATGTATCACCTCGTAAGTCGTAACATCATGTCTAACAAAGAAACGTAACTTAAGTTGGAATCATTCATGGGTAGAAAGTAGAAACTCAAATGAGTAAATGACTTTTTGATCAAAGAATTCTTACAATTTCTATGTCACATTATTGTTTACTAAGGTCACCCCTAGACTTGAAGCTAATCAACCTGTACATTTAATTTAACACTCCATCTGTATTTCTGGTTTATTGAATGACGCTTGAACTTAATCATAATCATTATTTGTTAATCGTGTTTCTTTGTGGAATCTCGACTTGAATTGTAGGAACACTTGTACTTACCAATTGTATATACTAGTCGTATATCTTTGTTAAATCCCTGCGTATTTTCTCAGTTGTTGTTGCCACTAATTACTTGCCGTATTTGGTTCAACCGTTTAAGTATATTGCATACCATTGCAGCTAGAACTTGATACATTTGTGTTTGTTTAGATGTCATTGAGTAAACTGATTGTTTTTGTTCAATTTTCAGTACAGCAGGAAGCATAACAGGCACAGGCACAGGCACAGGCACAGGCACAGGCACAGGCACAGGCACAGGCAGCGCCACACCAACAACAAGCCCCTACGGAACAGCAACACCACTcacccccaccaccaccaccacctcaccaACAACCTTCAGTGGTGGTAGTGGAGCAGGACTTAATCCCAATTCTATGGGCCCTCCAATTTCTACCACCAACGAATCCACAGCTCCTCCCAACTCTTCATCTCTTCTTTTCCAGACATTGCTTTTTCTTCTGTTTTCAGTTGCCTTTTATTGTACAAGATAAAACAAGCTTAATTTAGACGGACGGATAGAGAGCTCACCACAATTTTGTTCCAAGCTTGGGGGCGTTGCACTAAGAATTTGTAATGTATGTTAAATTTCACGCATGTAATTTCCTCAATGTGGAAGATGATGTAGGAGCTAAAGCTACTACATTAGTGGGTGGTTACCAATCTCGTTCTAAATATGACTATTGTAGTCTCTAGTTTGTATGCTAATTGCTTACTTAATTAGGTTTCTTGTccctttattcattttttattctaCATTACTGCTTCATTCAGAATTTATCATCTCATTTTATTCTAGATTACTACTCACTCGAAAGTGTTCTTAGCTAAGATCAATAAcaccaaaaaagaaaatacaGTCAAATTATAAGGATggtaaaaaaatcaaattatcaTCGAATACGAGGGTGAAAATCAATTACAAGTAAAACAGAAAGCAGTAGATGTAAATTGCAGAATTCATGAGTGGTaatttagaggagagagaataatgTTAAGAGTACAAATACATGATTCCTAGAGTTAAATCAATTGAGTTTGTAGAGTTCTCAATACTCGAAATCCTATAATAAATGATCAAGAGAGTTACAGAAATGGAGAACACAAGTAGAGACGACATCAATTAATTAAGAGGAGCACCTCCATTAACCTCGCCGGTGACATCAATTTGATCTCTATCCTGAATACCCAACtgcataattaacaaacaaaaaagcctctcttattattaaaaaattaataggaaaaaaaaaaggaaaaagaagaagaaattaCATCAATGGGAGTCTGAGAGCAATTAGGGTGAATTCGGTTGCCTTGAAAAAGGAATCGGTTGATGCCAAACTGTATATGGTTAGAGTGGTAATACTTCTCGAATGCCTTTGATATGGGTGCTTTGCGCAGCACCTTAAGGTAGGTTGCCTCGTCTTTCtgcaattttattaatttatctaattataACAACAAGAATGAGAATACtagtaatttaattttaatgaaaaagaaaaagaaaaagaaaaagaaaaagaatgatTCTTACCTGATTGACAAACTTGAGAAACATATATTTGGCGTCGTTCTTGGGCGGCGGTGGAGGAAGCTTGGTGTCGCCTGCATCAACAGCAGGGTCAGAATCATCGCCACTATTAGCCATTCCCACTTTCTAATGTTATTGAGAATTCAGAATTGAGAATTCAGAATTGAGAGAGATGAAGAAGAAGCGAAGCGTTTTGAGTGGAAACAGACTAATAAAGTTGGAAATAAAAGAGAAGATGAATTAGTGAGTGATGTCATATCTTTCCAAATTGAGATAAATTTTAAGTACACGCCATATTTGAGAATCAATGACCATTGACTACTATGACTACACTACTAAAGAGTAAAGAGTAAAGACTAAAGACTAAACACTGAAGACTGAAGACTACAGATGATAGATCGTTACAAACTTACAACAAATGTAGTCCTCTCTCATAAATTCACAACCTTACCATTACCATTTCTCCACCTACCTCGCCACCTAAATATAATACCAACTTACTCTTTAAAATCTAACTTCAACACAACATATACTCCGTGTGATCCTAAGTAAGGGGTGCGAcatttaaaaaaacaaatgagTTAGTCCTAAAAGCCTTTTCAAAATACGGAGTAACATACTTTATTGAGTTCACTCGACTAGAAAGTACTCCGTGTACAAGAGCTTTTGAGAATAAAGACTTTAGAGGTTTACTTATTTTCCCTTTTTGttttaactagtttttgggcccgtaTTTCGCACGGGCTTTTACTCACTTGATACTATTTTTTTAGGGAGAAACTACCATTTTTCAAACAAATGATAAGAACAATTGCACAAACTGCCATTATAATGTTTAAAAGCCATAATTACGTCAATCTATCTACAGTTGCATATATTTACAAAGAGAATGTCAATTTAAGTCCGCAAATGAATGATTTCATCTGAAATGGATCAATAATTTTGCTGTCTAAAATTGTAGAAAATAGTATTTCATAACTGAAACCATTTTCCAAAATTCTAAATTTGTAATCCAATTGATCACCTACCTATCACCCCCTTGTTTAACATGGTTGTCAGTTATGCTAATAAATCTATATGCTTAGTTCAGGAATATAAAATGAGATCTCTTTAGGAGGATGCGAACCCTTGAGGTGGCCAAACATTTGCTCGATACTTCAATACTTCATGTTGATCCCTTTTTGACCTTATGATTCAATCCTTTGATAAAAGAACTTATTGTTGAATTCTGCGCGCACATTGATTTCAATAATAATCATGAGCCAACAGTAAAATATCAACTGCTCATTAAAACATATAAATGGAATTCAACTTAAAATAGAGTGAAAGAGATAGAAAGCCACCAGAGATCTTGAGGCAATCGGCAAAGTTCAACTGCACCTTGATAGTTTGGATGAGAAATGCAATCCAAGTGAGTATCTGAAAGTGAGGTACTTATAAGGGATGTTGACTTTATAAGGGATGTGATGAGCTAAATGACAAACTCATTTCAGTTACATTGGAAGGGAAGGTGGAGGGAGAAGAGGAGAAGATTAATAGAAattgaagaaattaattcattaatttaaTTCGCTGAATtagattgaattaaatttggaGGTTATAGAAGCTGAAAGGGAGGATTGGAGATTCAAGGAGAAGGTGAAGAacttcttcaaaaacaaaatttaaaaaatacgcAAATTGACAAAAGATAAATATTAGGTATAGATATATGATGGGTCATGTATCTTCAAAATGTTGTTGCTTACGTGTCCGCCACATGTCTTCAAAATAGTGTTGCTTACATGTCCTTAAAATGAAAGTGGttatgttttttaaatactaggtattgattacGTGCTCTTCAAAATTATGTGTTACCATATTTCATACATTCACTTCATGGCTAGTGTGATTACGTAGAACAAATTTACCGTATTAACTCGAGTAATCACATATTGTATGTTAGACTTAAAGTAAGTACTCTGTATTAAACATGAAATGATCGATGTCTTGGTAGAGATATAGAGTATCAAGTATTTATTGTTTCTTCTTTTTCACTCAAAATATCGTTACATGACACCACTGAGTTTCATAGTTAACTAAATTGTATTACGCTAGTTTTTGTGGCAAATCCAGGACTTTCAGGTAGGGTATGCAAAATATGACCATGATGtagtaatttttttctttttgaaaaatttgACGTTGaataaatcaaaatcaaatctAAACACCGTACTATAAATCTAGAACATATTAGGTGCACCCTCTCATATTTTCCCCTTACATGTGAAGAGAAAATGTGAGAGTAACCACACATGGACATAAAAATACCTTAGGTGCACggtgcacctaataattttcactgcaaaatctaggatttattaattaatttaaggtTACTCAAAATATAGCCGTGACGAGATGCACAAAAAACAACTGAAAGACAGAATCCCTCTAGGGCACAAAAAACCCTTGGGAGGGCCGCTCTAGCAATCTGCTAGGTTTCATCCTTCAATCTCGAAGGTTTCTTGCTCGATTCTTGTCGAGGTTCTGGTTGTTAGGTTacgatacatatgacaattcataaatcatgcggaaacaaccatttagccaggaatacatattatttacacataatcatatagcataatttagatgcatactctttgttgcgtgccttccctagctgcgcccgaaccgaacaagaacaagtctttaggactccaagtgtcgtccctccgtagatagtccacagcacgtccggatccgccttaagattgaccaactagaatcgcccttaaggtactagaattttcggcactcttaggtaagaaatatgactgaatttttctctcaaaactcactttgaatacttgaattgatctctgaaaatatgtgaccctaggcacgtatttatagagttatggaaagggaattggaatcctagtaggatacgaattaattaaacttagaatcctatacgaactctaattaattaatttatccttttaggaataggaatttaatcatatactaactctaatagttttaggaatcatgcatgaacacaaactcacacacacacggcagccacgagggccgcccatgcgtgtgcgtgcgagcagcagcccacgcagcgaggcccacgcagccgtggccttggcgcgcgctgggcctgccttgcggtgggcctgggcgctgccttggctgggcttgtggcgcgcgtttggcttgctgggcgatggcccgacttcgtgctgggccttcgtccggcaggcctcgtccgatgctaattcgtacgatacgcttccgattaaattcccggttccggaattcatttccgatacgaacaatatttaatacttccgattccggaatcaatttccgtttcgaacaaatatttaatatttccgtttccggaattattttccgattccgataatatttccgattctgacaatatttccgtttccggcaatatttccgattctggcaatatttccatttccgataatattttccaatacgtaccatgtttccgtttccggcaacatctacgacttggataatatttatatttccgatacgatccatatttccgtttccggcaatatcatcgtatccggagtattcatttcttgcctgtgacgatctcagctcccactgaaaccaagatccgtcgattccgaatatccatagatggagtatctaatgccattaaatacttgatccgtttacgtactatttgtgtgaccctacgggttcagtcaagagtaagctgtggattaatatcattaattccacttgaactgaagcggcctctagctaggcattcagctcacttgatctcactgaattattaacttgttaattaatactgaaccgcatttattagacttaacatagaatgcatacttggaccaagggcattatttccttcagtctcccacttgtccttagggacaagtgtgcatttcctaattcctttgtcgctcgatgcttgctcttgaacataaggtaagagtcgtcatccttattatgtccagaggtgttcctcggtttcagagttcaactgatcaaataaacagataatcatagcctatgattcatccgagcacggccatgcatttcacagtttctagctctccgagtggccttgtacaacttttaagcatctcatcccgatttatgggaggacaatcccaatcttgcgatcttgagattagacttcgtttgataggtgattacctgagcgttgcctttatagcctccttttacggtgcgacggttggtcaacgtcaaagcaaccagttctcaaacaagtaatctcaaatcactcaggtattgaggatttagtgtctaataatttaatgaaatttacttatgacagactttcatctcttacagtaaagtttcataggtcttgtccgatactagtcttcccaaagtaagtatctatgcaaatgattatgacattgccatgtccacatagttcaagaaacagaactactagtcatcttgcattctaatcgtctaacgttttctatgcgtccaattttatagaaaactccgactagggaccattttcaacctttgacattcaagttcacttgatagacatttcttagtcacaggactggtcctgacagtctatcttgaatatatcgtcaaattgaagggactcatcatttaataaaccacaaattaaatggaaaaatgaattcttttcatttattgtgaatgattaaccaataatgttttacaaagatttaaactctaaaactttaaaacattaaatagagacatcaaagccattctccaatatgcttgattcccatagctgcagtgtgcgagttgtgcttcgcctgcggcagaggtttagttaatggatctgatatgttgtcatcagttccaattttgcttatcttgacttcttttctttcaacgaactctcgtagaaggtgaaatctacgaagtacatgcttgactctctggtggtgtctaggctcttttgcctgtgcaatagctccgttattgtcacaatacagggctattggtcctttaatggaggggactacaccaagttcacctatgaacttccttagccatatagcttcctttgctgcttcatgtgcagcaatgtactccgcttcagttgtagaatccgcaatggtgctttgcttagcacttttccagcttactgctcctccgttgaggcagaagacaaacccagattgtgatctgaaatcatctttttcggtttggaaacttgcgtccgtatagcctttaacaattaattcatcatctccaccatagaccaggaagtcatctttgtgccttttcaggtacttcagaatgttcttggcagcagtccaatgcgcctctcctgggtctgactggtatctgctcgtagcactgagtgtgtacgcaacatccgggcgtgtacatatcatagcatacattattgaaccaatcaatgatgcatatggaatcccattcattagtctacgctcatcaagtgtttttgggcactgagtcttgcttagagttattccatgagacatgggtaggtagcctcgcttggagtccgccatcttgaacctatcaagcaccttattgatataagtgctttgactaagtccaatcatccttttagatctatctctgtaaatcttgatgcccaatatgtactgtgcttctcctagatccttcatcgaaaaacatttcccaagccaaatcttgacagagttcaacataggaatgtcatttccgataagcaatatgtcgtcgacatataatactaggaaagcaattttgctcccactgaccttcttgtatacacaagattcgtccgcgttcttgatgaaaccaaagtccttgactgcttcatcaaaacgtatgttccagctcctggatgcctgcttcaatccgtagattgatttctttagcttgcatacctttttagcattctttggatcctcaaaaccttcaggctgtgtcataaacacagtttctgttaaaacgccgtttaagaaagcagttttgacatccatctgccatatttcgtaatcgtaatatgcagcgattgctaacattatccgaatagactttagcattgcaactggtgaaaaggtttcatcgtagtccacaccgtggacttgcctgtaaccttttgcaaccaatctagctttgaaaacttcaagtttcccatccttgtcctttttcagtttgaaaacccatttgcttccaatggcttggtagccatctggcaaatcgaccaaatcccatacttggttttcagacatggagtctaattcagattgcatggcttcttgccattgcttggagctagggctcgtcatagcttgtttgtaagtcgcaggttcatcactttcaagtaatagaacgtcatagctctcgttcgtcaaaatacctaagtacctttccggttgagatctatatctttgcgatctacgcggggtaacatttctagattgatcatgattctcaccagattcttctaaagatctctgagtttcatcctgaatgtcattttgagcattctctagagtttgttgttcgactcgaatttcttcgaggtctacttttctcccacttgtcattttggaaatgtgatctttctccaaaaagacaccatctcgagcaacaaacactttgttctcagatgtattgtagaagtaatacccctttgtttc
This sequence is a window from Spinacia oleracea cultivar Varoflay chromosome 1, BTI_SOV_V1, whole genome shotgun sequence. Protein-coding genes within it:
- the LOC110799117 gene encoding PLASMODESMATA CALLOSE-BINDING PROTEIN 3, whose translation is MEERLVLVTVLLIFLVLHQQQVRVVEGVWCVARSVATDDVLQSALDYACAGGADCGPIQQSGLCFLPNTLQAHASYAFNSFYQRNHMSASSCDFSGTATLAQTDPSYGSCVYPSSPSTAGSITGTGTGTGTGTGTGTGTGSATPTTSPYGTATPLTPTTTTTSPTTFSGGSGAGLNPNSMGPPISTTNESTAPPNSSSLLFQTLLFLLFSVAFYCTR
- the LOC110799119 gene encoding uncharacterized protein is translated as MANSGDDSDPAVDAGDTKLPPPPPKNDAKYMFLKFVNQKDEATYLKVLRKAPISKAFEKYYHSNHIQFGINRFLFQGNRIHPNCSQTPIDLGIQDRDQIDVTGEVNGGAPLN